A genomic segment from Necator americanus strain Aroian chromosome III, whole genome shotgun sequence encodes:
- a CDS encoding hypothetical protein (NECATOR_CHRIII.G9799.T1), with translation MATSLKTRKRVLTRHSNSLTQLLAKHAELGCDVNLQDREACNAALKQVQNAIVEIKTLQTTYEGALYAFTDTVGKISEPLTKEEDDKVSEYITNAEELIASTTDMLLKLEMTKASLASHNLTFPTYTGSHPPPKVPAAKIELPRIPIPEFNGKSWQWDSFWELFNATVHSLPLSNLQKFNYLVRALKGEARESIARFQITSENYPLAVQHLKERYGNVQNIIIGLHRQLEHWSARSPQLRDQRKLHDQLSAITAQLESKGEPLDSPWLLSKILSKFTERIQRSTLKEKVSLPQGALLYHACYFTFAM, from the coding sequence ATGGCGACATCTctcaaaacaagaaagagaGTTTTGACTAGACATTCCAATTCCCTAACGCAACTTTTGGCAAAGCATGCAGAATTGGGATGCGACGTCAATCTCCAGGATAGGGAAGCATGCAACGCAGCACTAAAGCAAGTCCAGAATGCTATAGTGGAGATCAAAACCCTTCAAACAACCTATGAAGGAGCCCTATACGCATTCACGGACACGGTGGGCAAAATATCGGAACCCCTCACCAAGGAAGAAGACGACAAAGTGTCTGAATATATTACTAACGCAGAGGAACTCATCGCCAGTACTACTGATATGCTTCTTAAGTTGGAAATGACCAAGGCTAGCCTAGCCTCTCATAACCTTACATTTCCAACATATACTGGATCTCATCCTCCTCCAAAAGTTCCTGCAGCCAAGATAGAGCTGCCGAGGATACCAATACCGGAGTTCAACGGCAAAAGCTGGCAATGGGATAGCTTCTGGGAGCTATTCAACGCTACGGTGCATTCTCTACCGCtctcaaatttgcaaaaattcaactatCTTGTGAGAGCATTAAAAGGAGAAGCCCGTGAATCAATAGCTCGTTTTCAAATCACTTCAGAAAACTACCCGCTAGCAGTACAGCATTTGAAGGAGAGATACGGCAACGTCCAAAATATAATCATTGGACTGCATCGACAGCTAGAGCATTGGAGTGCTAGGAGCCCACAATTAAGGGACCAGCGAAAACTGCATGATCAACTGTCGGCAATTACCGCACAACTCGAAAGCAAAGGCGAACCTCTCGATAGTCCATGGCTGctatcaaaaattctttctaaaTTCACAGAAAGGATTCAACGCAGCACACTTAAAGAAAAGGTCTCTCTGCCCCAAGGAGCATTATTATATCACGCCTGTTATTTTACATTTGCCATGTAA
- a CDS encoding hypothetical protein (NECATOR_CHRIII.G9798.T1), which translates to MKAFDSVETEAVTENQGVPTKYRKIKQAARQLTMSSSVRGKNLSTRQLLPTFANAKVAHIRSMGYDIYWDQEKRLVYKYSVSWTDETDEAHAIWRSIIKKLINSGKVAIKVPVRCDGPCGGYTGLDQIFFGLCEHSICRKCYEATDTVGYDGFRTCCNAECMRLAKEARSRKRSAKSSEKTSPKEAKSDISYTMKYDNKELQEAVDAMEKAQKSHFSHRTDTSSSSNEPAFPQC; encoded by the exons ATTAAGCAAGCTGCGAGACAGTTGACCATGTCTTCATCAGTTAGGGG caaaaaccTGTCGACACGTCAATTGCTGCCTACTTTTGCCAACGCAAAAGTAGCGCATATACGAAGTATGGGATACGACATATATTGGGATCAAGAGAAAAG ATTAGTTTACAAGTACAGTGTCAGTTGGACAGATGAAACGGACGAAGCTCACGCGATCTGGAGAAGCATTATTAAGAAACTTATAAATTCTGGGAAAG TTGCAATTAAAGTTCCTGTACGTTGTGATGGTCCCTGTGGAGGGTATACCGGTTTGGAccagatttttttcggattatGTGAACATTCGATCTGTCGTAAATGCTACGAAGCAACAGATACAGTTGGTTATGATG GATTTCGAACTTGCTGCAATGCGGAATGCATGAGGTTGGCAAAAGAAGCGAGAAGTCGAAAGAG aagcgCTAAAAGTTCAGAGAAAACGAGTCCAAAAGAAGCTAAGAGTGAT atttcatACACTATGAAATATGATAATAAGGAGCTTCAAGAAGCTGTTGATGCAATGGAAAAAGCGCAAAAGTCCCATTTCTCTCATAGAACTGACACTTCTTC GTCTTCAAATGAACCAGCTTTTCCCCAGTGTTAG